Genomic segment of Acidobacteriota bacterium:
ACGCCACCGTCTCGGCCAAACCCTTCGAGGCCAAAGTGCTCGTGATCGCCGCCGTCAGCGTCGTCTTTCCATGATCTACGTGACCGATCGTACCGATGTTCACGTGAGGCTTTGAACGATCAAACTTTTCCTTACCCATGGTGTTTCCCTCCTACGCTCTCTGC
This window contains:
- a CDS encoding GTP-binding protein translates to MGKEKFDRSKPHVNIGTIGHVDHGKTTLTAAITSTLASKGLAETVA